A genomic segment from Glycine soja cultivar W05 chromosome 20, ASM419377v2, whole genome shotgun sequence encodes:
- the LOC114403434 gene encoding probable ATP-dependent DNA helicase CHR12 isoform X1 gives MEKENELHAKTLICALNLLSRDLPLPPHILNSVSSIYRNKHGDGGISREDLMTDLEDALSKQRPNCVSGFKLEQARDNRYRSQVQHRLNELQELPSSRGEDLQTKCLLELYGLKLAELQMKVRSDVSSEYWLNAKCAYPDRQLFDWGMMRLRRPLYGVGDPFAVDADDQLRKKREAERLSRLEEKEKNHIETRTRKFFAEILNTVREFQLQIQASVKRRKQRNDGVQAWHGRQRQRATRAEKLRFQALKADDQEAYMRMVKESKNERLTLLLEETNKLLVNLGAAVQRQKDNKYSNGIEPLEDSEADLLESDASKNGVSKESPLDEDIDLIDSDHNGDSSDLLEGQRQYNSAIHSIQEKVTEQPSMLQGGELRPYQIEGLQWMLSLFNNNLNGILADEMGLGKTIQTISLIAHLMEHKGVTGPHLIVAPKAVLPNWVNEFTTWAPSITAILYDGRLDERKAMKEELSGEGKFNVLLTHYDLIMRDKAFLKKIQWQYLIVDEGHRLKNHESALARTLDNGYHIQRRLLLTGTPIQNSLQELWSLLNFLLPNIFNSVQNFEDWFNAPFADRVDVSLTDEEQLLIIRRLHQVIRPFILRRKKDEVEKFLPVKSQVILKCDMSAWQKVYYQQVTDVGRVGLDNGSGKSKSLQNLTMQLRKCCNHPYLFVGDYDMYRRKEEIVRASGKFELLDRLLPKLRRAGHRVLLFSQMTRLMDTLEVYLRLHDFKYLRLDGSTKTEERGNLLRKFNAPDSPYFMFLLSTRAGGLGLNLQTADTVIIFDSDWNPQMDQQAEDRAHRIGQKKEVRVFVLVSVGSIEEVILERAKQKMGIDAKVIQAGLFNTTSTAQDRREMLEEIMRRGTSSLGTDVPSEREINRLAARSDEEFWLFEKMDEERRQKENYRSRLMEEHELPDWVYSPMNKDDKAKDFNSGVTGKRKRKEVVYADTLSDLQWMKAVENGEDISKFSGKGKRRDHHSSDSIAQASDNTGAEESLELKTESVPMENERTSEDSFHVTPPAKRFNPEGTFLKQTYEDVGSGLNHHLLSWNTHKKKRSSFLGQGSLSETRGHSSNGRANWN, from the exons ATGGAGAAGGAGAATGAGCTCCACGCCAAGACACTCATCTGTGCCCTCAACCTTCTCTCGCGCGACCTACCTCTCCCCCCTCACATCCTCAATTCCGTCTCTTCCATCTACCGCAACAAACAT GGTGATGGGGGGATTTCCAGAGAGGATTTGATGACGGATCTTGAAGATGCACTGTCAAAGCAGCGTCCAAATTGTGTGTCTGGTTTCAAATTGGAGCAAGCAAGGGATAATCGGTATCGGAGTCAGGTTCAGCATCGGTTAAatgagcttcaag AATTGCCTTCAAGCAGGGGAGAGGACCTGCAGACCAAGTGCTTGCTTGAACTTTATGGACTAAAG CTGGCAGAGTTGCAGATGAAGGTTCGGTCTGATGTGAGTTCTGAATACTGGCTCAATGCTAAGTGTGCATATCCTGACAGGCAATTGTTTGATTGGGGCATGATGAGGTTGCGCCGTCCATTGTATGGTGTTGGAGATCCATTTGCTGTGGATGCTGATGATCAATTAAGGAAGAAACGAGAGGCTGag AGACTATCAAGATtagaagaaaaggagaaaaatcaTATAGAGACTAGAACAAGAAAATTTTTTGCCGAAATACTCAATACTGTCCGTGAGTTCCAATTACAAATTCAAGCTTCTGTGAAGAGGAGAAAACAGAGGAATGATGGTGTCCAG GCATGGCATGGAAGGCAAAGGCAACGGGCAACTCGGGCAGAGAAATTGAGATTCCAAGCCTTGAAGGCTGATGATCAAGAAGCCTACATGAGAATGGTGAAAGAGAGTAAGAATGAGAGATTaactttgcttcttgaagaaaCAAATAAACTACTGGTAAATTTAGGAGCAGCTGTTCAACGTCAAAAGGACAACAAATATTCAAATGGTATTGAACCCTTGGAAGATTCTGAAGCTGATTTACTGGAGTCAGATGCTTCTAAGAATGGAGTTTCTAAGGAATCACCTCTTGATGAAGATATAGATTTGATAGATTCTGATCATAATGGTGATTCTAGTGATTTACTTGAAGGTCAGAGGCAATACAACTCTGCCATACATTCAATTCAAGAAAAG GTAACTGAGCAACCGTCTATGCTTCAAGGTGGAGAATTAAGACCATACCAGATAGAGGGGCTCCAATGGATGCTTTCTTTGTTTAATAACAACTTAAATGGAATTTTGGCTGATGAAATGGGACTTGGGAAGACAATACAAACAATTTCGCTGATAGCACATCTTATGGAACACAAGGGTGTTACTGGTCCCCACTTGATTGTTGCTCCAAAGGCTGTGCTGCCAAATTGGGTCAATGAATTCACAACATGGGCTCCTAG CATCACTGCTATTCTTTATGATGGACGGCTGGATGAGAGGAAAGCAATGAAGGAAGAGTTGTCAGGGGAGGGGAAATTTAATGTTCTATTAACGCACTATGATCTTATAATGAGAGATAAAGCATTTCTCAAGAAAATTCAATGGCAGTACTTGATTGTGGATGAAGGGCATCGGTTGAAAAATCATGAGTCTGCTCTGGCAAGAACCTTGGACAATGG ATATCACATCCAACGAAGACTTCTGTTGACTGGTACCCCAATTCAGAACAGTTTGCAGGAGTTGTGGTCTTTGCTTAATTTTCTCCTTCCAAACATTTTTAACTCAGTTCAGAATTTCGAGGACTGGTTTAATGCCCCCTTTGCAGATCGAGTTGATGTCTCTCTCACAGATGAGGAACAACTATTGATCATCCGGCGTCTACATCAA GTAATAAGGCCCTTCAtattaagaaggaaaaaagatgaGGTGGAAAAATTTCTTCCTGTGAAATCTCAGGTCATACTCAAATGTGATATGTCAGCCTGGCAGAAAGTATATTATCAACAAGTTACTGATGTAGGCAGAGTTGGCTTGGACAATG GTTCTGGAAAATCAAAAAGTTTACAAAACTTAACAATGCAACTCAGAAAGTGTTGTAACCATCCCTACCTCTTCGTGGGCGATTATGATATGTATAGACGTAAGGAGGAGATTGTCAGAGCATCAGGTAAGTTTGAACTTCTTGACCGTTTGCTCCCAAAACTTCGCAGAGCTGGTCACAGAGTCCTCCTTTTCTCACAAATGACTAGACTTATGGACACTCTCGAAGTCTACTTGCGACTTCATGATTTTAAGTATCTTAGACTTGATGGCTCAACAAAAACTGAGGAAAGAGGCAACCTTCTACGAAAATTTAATGCTCCTGACTCCCCGTACTTCATGTTTCTTTTGAGCACCCGTGCtggaggtcttggtttgaattTACAAACAGCAGATACTGTTATAATCTTTGATAGCGATTGGAACCCACAAATGGATCAACAAGCCGAGGACCGAGCCCATCGCATTGGACAAAAAAAGGAAGTCAGGGTTTTTGTATTGGTTAGTGTAGGATCAATTGAAGAGGTGATTTTAGAGCGTGCAAAACAAAAGATGGGCATTGATGCCAAAGTCATCCAGGCAGGTCTTTTCAACACAACTTCAACAG CCCAGGACAGAAGAGAAATGTTAGAAGAGATTATGCGTAGAGGTACAAGCTCACTTGGGACAGATGTGCCTAGTGAGAGAGAAATTAACCGCCTTGCTGCTCGATCAGATGAGGAATTTTGGCTGTTTGAGAAGATGGATGAAGAGAGAAGACAAAAGGAGAACTACAGATCTCGTCTCATGGAAGAGCATGAATTGCCAGATTGGGTGTATTCTCCAATGAACAAAGATGATAAGGCCAAAGATTTCAACAGTGGTGTTACTGGAAAgcggaaaagaaaagaagtggtATATGCAGATACATTAAGTGATCTGCAATGGATGAAGGCTGTGGAGAATGGGGAAGACATATCAAAGTTTTCAggtaaaggaaaaagaagagacCACCACTCATCTGACAGCATTGCACAAGCCAGTGATAATACAGGAgcagaagaaagtttagagttgAAGACTGAAAGTGTTCCCATGGAAAATGAGCGAACAAGTGAAGATAGTTTCCATGTGACCCCTCCCGCAAAGAGATTCAATCCTGAAGGAACATTCCTGAAACAGACATACGAGGATGTTGGAAGTGGTTTGAATCACCATTTGTTATCATGGAATACTCACAAAAAGAAAAGGTCAAGCTTTCTTGGCCAAGGTTCATTATCTGAAACTAGAGGGCATTCTTCAAATGGAAGAGCAAACTGGAACtga
- the LOC114403434 gene encoding probable ATP-dependent DNA helicase CHR12 isoform X2, giving the protein MKVRSDVSSEYWLNAKCAYPDRQLFDWGMMRLRRPLYGVGDPFAVDADDQLRKKREAERLSRLEEKEKNHIETRTRKFFAEILNTVREFQLQIQASVKRRKQRNDGVQAWHGRQRQRATRAEKLRFQALKADDQEAYMRMVKESKNERLTLLLEETNKLLVNLGAAVQRQKDNKYSNGIEPLEDSEADLLESDASKNGVSKESPLDEDIDLIDSDHNGDSSDLLEGQRQYNSAIHSIQEKVTEQPSMLQGGELRPYQIEGLQWMLSLFNNNLNGILADEMGLGKTIQTISLIAHLMEHKGVTGPHLIVAPKAVLPNWVNEFTTWAPSITAILYDGRLDERKAMKEELSGEGKFNVLLTHYDLIMRDKAFLKKIQWQYLIVDEGHRLKNHESALARTLDNGYHIQRRLLLTGTPIQNSLQELWSLLNFLLPNIFNSVQNFEDWFNAPFADRVDVSLTDEEQLLIIRRLHQVIRPFILRRKKDEVEKFLPVKSQVILKCDMSAWQKVYYQQVTDVGRVGLDNGSGKSKSLQNLTMQLRKCCNHPYLFVGDYDMYRRKEEIVRASGKFELLDRLLPKLRRAGHRVLLFSQMTRLMDTLEVYLRLHDFKYLRLDGSTKTEERGNLLRKFNAPDSPYFMFLLSTRAGGLGLNLQTADTVIIFDSDWNPQMDQQAEDRAHRIGQKKEVRVFVLVSVGSIEEVILERAKQKMGIDAKVIQAGLFNTTSTAQDRREMLEEIMRRGTSSLGTDVPSEREINRLAARSDEEFWLFEKMDEERRQKENYRSRLMEEHELPDWVYSPMNKDDKAKDFNSGVTGKRKRKEVVYADTLSDLQWMKAVENGEDISKFSGKGKRRDHHSSDSIAQASDNTGAEESLELKTESVPMENERTSEDSFHVTPPAKRFNPEGTFLKQTYEDVGSGLNHHLLSWNTHKKKRSSFLGQGSLSETRGHSSNGRANWN; this is encoded by the exons ATGAAGGTTCGGTCTGATGTGAGTTCTGAATACTGGCTCAATGCTAAGTGTGCATATCCTGACAGGCAATTGTTTGATTGGGGCATGATGAGGTTGCGCCGTCCATTGTATGGTGTTGGAGATCCATTTGCTGTGGATGCTGATGATCAATTAAGGAAGAAACGAGAGGCTGag AGACTATCAAGATtagaagaaaaggagaaaaatcaTATAGAGACTAGAACAAGAAAATTTTTTGCCGAAATACTCAATACTGTCCGTGAGTTCCAATTACAAATTCAAGCTTCTGTGAAGAGGAGAAAACAGAGGAATGATGGTGTCCAG GCATGGCATGGAAGGCAAAGGCAACGGGCAACTCGGGCAGAGAAATTGAGATTCCAAGCCTTGAAGGCTGATGATCAAGAAGCCTACATGAGAATGGTGAAAGAGAGTAAGAATGAGAGATTaactttgcttcttgaagaaaCAAATAAACTACTGGTAAATTTAGGAGCAGCTGTTCAACGTCAAAAGGACAACAAATATTCAAATGGTATTGAACCCTTGGAAGATTCTGAAGCTGATTTACTGGAGTCAGATGCTTCTAAGAATGGAGTTTCTAAGGAATCACCTCTTGATGAAGATATAGATTTGATAGATTCTGATCATAATGGTGATTCTAGTGATTTACTTGAAGGTCAGAGGCAATACAACTCTGCCATACATTCAATTCAAGAAAAG GTAACTGAGCAACCGTCTATGCTTCAAGGTGGAGAATTAAGACCATACCAGATAGAGGGGCTCCAATGGATGCTTTCTTTGTTTAATAACAACTTAAATGGAATTTTGGCTGATGAAATGGGACTTGGGAAGACAATACAAACAATTTCGCTGATAGCACATCTTATGGAACACAAGGGTGTTACTGGTCCCCACTTGATTGTTGCTCCAAAGGCTGTGCTGCCAAATTGGGTCAATGAATTCACAACATGGGCTCCTAG CATCACTGCTATTCTTTATGATGGACGGCTGGATGAGAGGAAAGCAATGAAGGAAGAGTTGTCAGGGGAGGGGAAATTTAATGTTCTATTAACGCACTATGATCTTATAATGAGAGATAAAGCATTTCTCAAGAAAATTCAATGGCAGTACTTGATTGTGGATGAAGGGCATCGGTTGAAAAATCATGAGTCTGCTCTGGCAAGAACCTTGGACAATGG ATATCACATCCAACGAAGACTTCTGTTGACTGGTACCCCAATTCAGAACAGTTTGCAGGAGTTGTGGTCTTTGCTTAATTTTCTCCTTCCAAACATTTTTAACTCAGTTCAGAATTTCGAGGACTGGTTTAATGCCCCCTTTGCAGATCGAGTTGATGTCTCTCTCACAGATGAGGAACAACTATTGATCATCCGGCGTCTACATCAA GTAATAAGGCCCTTCAtattaagaaggaaaaaagatgaGGTGGAAAAATTTCTTCCTGTGAAATCTCAGGTCATACTCAAATGTGATATGTCAGCCTGGCAGAAAGTATATTATCAACAAGTTACTGATGTAGGCAGAGTTGGCTTGGACAATG GTTCTGGAAAATCAAAAAGTTTACAAAACTTAACAATGCAACTCAGAAAGTGTTGTAACCATCCCTACCTCTTCGTGGGCGATTATGATATGTATAGACGTAAGGAGGAGATTGTCAGAGCATCAGGTAAGTTTGAACTTCTTGACCGTTTGCTCCCAAAACTTCGCAGAGCTGGTCACAGAGTCCTCCTTTTCTCACAAATGACTAGACTTATGGACACTCTCGAAGTCTACTTGCGACTTCATGATTTTAAGTATCTTAGACTTGATGGCTCAACAAAAACTGAGGAAAGAGGCAACCTTCTACGAAAATTTAATGCTCCTGACTCCCCGTACTTCATGTTTCTTTTGAGCACCCGTGCtggaggtcttggtttgaattTACAAACAGCAGATACTGTTATAATCTTTGATAGCGATTGGAACCCACAAATGGATCAACAAGCCGAGGACCGAGCCCATCGCATTGGACAAAAAAAGGAAGTCAGGGTTTTTGTATTGGTTAGTGTAGGATCAATTGAAGAGGTGATTTTAGAGCGTGCAAAACAAAAGATGGGCATTGATGCCAAAGTCATCCAGGCAGGTCTTTTCAACACAACTTCAACAG CCCAGGACAGAAGAGAAATGTTAGAAGAGATTATGCGTAGAGGTACAAGCTCACTTGGGACAGATGTGCCTAGTGAGAGAGAAATTAACCGCCTTGCTGCTCGATCAGATGAGGAATTTTGGCTGTTTGAGAAGATGGATGAAGAGAGAAGACAAAAGGAGAACTACAGATCTCGTCTCATGGAAGAGCATGAATTGCCAGATTGGGTGTATTCTCCAATGAACAAAGATGATAAGGCCAAAGATTTCAACAGTGGTGTTACTGGAAAgcggaaaagaaaagaagtggtATATGCAGATACATTAAGTGATCTGCAATGGATGAAGGCTGTGGAGAATGGGGAAGACATATCAAAGTTTTCAggtaaaggaaaaagaagagacCACCACTCATCTGACAGCATTGCACAAGCCAGTGATAATACAGGAgcagaagaaagtttagagttgAAGACTGAAAGTGTTCCCATGGAAAATGAGCGAACAAGTGAAGATAGTTTCCATGTGACCCCTCCCGCAAAGAGATTCAATCCTGAAGGAACATTCCTGAAACAGACATACGAGGATGTTGGAAGTGGTTTGAATCACCATTTGTTATCATGGAATACTCACAAAAAGAAAAGGTCAAGCTTTCTTGGCCAAGGTTCATTATCTGAAACTAGAGGGCATTCTTCAAATGGAAGAGCAAACTGGAACtga
- the LOC114403211 gene encoding RAN GTPase-activating protein 2-like has translation MELNSQKRPFSIKLWPPSQNTRQTLVERMTNNLTTKSLFTQKYGTLDKEEAEENAKRIEDVAFATANLHYEKEPDGDGGSAVQLYAKECSKLLLDVLKRGPSKKDDEVVTSVNTTSSLEYVFDISKGQRAFIEADETEQLLSPLKEPGNSYTKICFSNRSFGLGAAQIAEPILTSIKDQLKEVDLSDFIAGRSEAEALDVMKIFSTALEGSVLRSLNLSDNALGEKGVRAFGALLKSQKCLEELYLMNDGISKEAALAVCELIPFTEKLKVLHFHNNMTGDEGALAIAEVVKRSPLLEDFRCSSTRIGSEGGVALSDALGNCAHLKKLDLRDNMLGVEGGVSLSKALTKQAELREVYLSYLNLEDDGAIAIVDALTEAAPHLEVLEMSGNDITADAAPAIAACLAAKQFLTKLNLSENELKDEGANLITKAIEGHVQLKEIDLSANQISRAGAQQLAVTVVQKADFKLLNINGNFISDEGIDELKDIFKKSPDMLGPLDENDPDGIDNDEESDEEGGADELESKMKNLVVDD, from the coding sequence ATGGAGCTGAATTCACAGAAGAGACCATTTTCAATCAAATTATGGCCTCCTAGTCAGAACACTAGGCAGACCCTTGTGGAGAGGATGACCAACAATCTGACTACTAAATCTCTTTTCACACAGAAGTATGGAACTTTGGACAAGGAAGAGGCTGAAGAGAATGCAAAGAGGATTGAGGATGTGGCTTTTGCTACTGCGAATCTACACTATGAGAAAGAGCCAGATGGTGATGGAGGTTCTGCAGTCCAGCTTTATGCCAAAGAATGTAGTAAGCTCCTCCTAGATGTTCTTAAAAGAGGACCTAGTAAAAAGGATGATGAAGTGGTGACATCTGTTAATACCACTTCATCTCTTGAATATGTTTTTGATATATCTAAAGGGCAAAGGGCCTTCATTGAAGCAGATGAGACAGAGCAACTTTTAAGTCCGTTAAAGGAGCCAGGAAATTCTTACACCAAAATATGCTTTAGCAACAGGAGCTTTGGGTTAGGAGCAGCGCAAATTGCTGAGCCCATTCTAACTTCCATCAAGGACCAGTTGAAAGAAGTAGATCTATCAGATTTTATTGCTGGAAGATCAGAAGCAGAAGCTCTTGATGTCATGAAGATATTCTCAACTGCCCTAGAAGGAAGTGTCTTGAGGTCTTTAAACCTCTCTGACAATGCATTGGGTGAAAAAGGTGTTAGAGCATTTGGAGCACTTTTGAAATCGCAGAAATGCTTGGAGGAGCTTTATCTGATGAACGATGGAATCTCAAAGGAAGCTGCTCTAGCAGTTTGTGAGTTGATTCCTTTCACAGAGAAACTCAAAgttcttcattttcataataatatgaCTGGAGATGAAGGGGCACTAGCTATAGCCGAGGTTGTAAAGCGTTCTCCTTTGTTGGAGGATTTTCGCTGTTCCTCCACAAGGATAGGCTCTGAAGGTGGAGTTGCCTTGTCTGATGCTTTAGGGAATTGTGCCCATCTGAAGAAGCTTGATTTGCGAGACAACATGTTAGGTGTGGAGGGTGGGGTTTCTCTGAGTAAAGCTCTTACCAAGCAAGCAGAGCTAAGAGAGGTATACCTAAGCTACCTGAACTTGGAAGACGATGGTGCAATTGCTATTGTTGATGCTCTTACGGAAGCAGCTCCTCACCTTGAAGTTTTGGAGATGAGCGGAAATGATATTACAGCTGATGCTGCTCCTGCAATAGCAGCCTGCCTAGCAGCAAAGCAGTTTCTCACTAAGTTGAACCTCTCTGAGAATGAACTCAAGGATGAAGGGGCCAACCTGATAACTAAGGCCATTGAAGGCCATGTCCAATTAAAGGAAATTGATCTAAGTGCCAACCAAATAAGCAGGGCTGGGGCTCAACAACTGGCTGTGACTGTGGTGCAAAAGGCTGATTTCAAACTTCTGAATATTAATGGGAACTTCATTTCTGATGAAGGCATTGATGAGTTGAaggatatatttaaaaaatctcCAGACATGCTCGGTCCATTAGACGAAAATGACCCTGATGGAATAGACAATGATgaagaatctgatgaagaaggTGGTGCAGATGAACTCGAATCCAAAATGAAGAACCTTGTAGTTGATGATTGA